From a region of the uncultured Desulfatiglans sp. genome:
- the uppP gene encoding Undecaprenyl-diphosphatase — MGFFEAALLGMIQGLTEFLPVSSSGHLVVLQHLLGFREPELFLDSALHVGTLVAVCIFFRRDLKEMTTATLRLRMDDPQTRLVAAVLIGSIPTALIGLVFKEPLEALFASVSTVGIMLIMTGIVLTLTGFVSKNHARLSSVPWYAALAVGVAQGLAITPGISRSGATIAAGLFLGLNRELAGRYSFLLAIPAIFGALLLQLGAENLGSAGLLPVAAGFCTAALVGLFALKVLMAVVRQGRLAYFAPYCFALGATILIF, encoded by the coding sequence ATGGGGTTTTTTGAAGCTGCGCTATTGGGCATGATCCAGGGGTTGACGGAATTTCTGCCCGTCAGCAGTTCCGGCCACCTGGTCGTTTTGCAGCATCTATTGGGGTTCAGAGAGCCCGAGCTGTTTCTTGACAGCGCGTTGCACGTTGGGACTCTCGTCGCGGTCTGCATCTTTTTCCGTCGGGACCTGAAGGAAATGACCACGGCCACCCTGCGGCTCAGGATGGACGATCCGCAGACCAGGCTGGTTGCCGCCGTGCTGATCGGCTCGATTCCGACGGCGCTGATCGGCCTGGTCTTCAAAGAGCCCCTCGAGGCCCTTTTCGCGTCTGTGTCAACCGTTGGAATAATGCTGATCATGACCGGCATCGTATTGACCCTGACCGGTTTCGTCTCGAAAAATCATGCCAGGCTTTCTTCTGTTCCCTGGTATGCAGCACTGGCTGTAGGCGTGGCGCAGGGGCTCGCCATTACACCCGGCATCTCGCGCTCCGGGGCGACCATAGCCGCCGGGCTTTTTCTGGGATTGAACCGTGAACTGGCCGGGCGGTATTCGTTCCTGCTGGCTATTCCCGCCATCTTCGGGGCGCTTCTCCTTCAGTTGGGGGCCGAGAACCTGGGAAGCGCAGGTTTGCTGCCTGTTGCGGCCGGTTTCTGCACGGCAGCCCTCGTGGGTCTCTTCGCGCTGAAGGTCTTGATGGCGGTGGTGCGCCAGGGCCGCCTGGCCTATTTTGCACCTTACTGTTTTGCGCTCGGGGCCACGATCCTTATTTTTTGA
- a CDS encoding conserved membrane hypothetical protein (Evidence 4 : Unknown function but conserved in other organisms): MHRDDPLRSRENDPAQPRFHSRGRIVGFGMDLSHGLCGAMKAALGQTARRIMPQKRGLTMRERMVSGGFRERAVMDKYKKPGALSGSMALLREDALIALKGVCMGAADVVPGVSGGTMAFILGIYERLIRAIRSFDAEALKMLLKGDFRGAADHVAWRFLLTLGIGILTAIFSLARLLSWLLRDHPIFIWSFFFGLIVASVVVVGRRVSAWRPMLFVTFIGGLLGAYWLVGLVPVAPPDAAWYLFMSGAVAICAMILPGISGSFVLVLLGKYQTVLDAVNERDMVALGLLALGACVGLAAFSRLLGWLLDRYHDAMVAVLTGLMLGSLRKVWPWKEAAAQINSLPPEWNGEVLGALLLMMMGFMLVLGLDRLAVRSA; the protein is encoded by the coding sequence ATGCACAGGGATGATCCGCTTCGATCTCGAGAAAATGATCCTGCGCAACCACGCTTTCATTCAAGGGGGCGGATCGTCGGTTTCGGCATGGATCTGAGCCATGGCCTGTGCGGCGCGATGAAGGCTGCTTTGGGGCAAACGGCCAGACGGATTATGCCGCAAAAACGTGGTCTTACGATGAGAGAGAGAATGGTTTCAGGCGGATTCAGGGAGAGGGCTGTAATGGACAAGTACAAGAAGCCGGGAGCGTTGTCCGGTTCGATGGCGCTTTTGAGGGAGGATGCGTTGATCGCGCTCAAGGGCGTCTGCATGGGTGCCGCCGATGTGGTTCCGGGCGTTTCCGGGGGGACCATGGCCTTCATTCTCGGAATCTACGAAAGATTGATCCGTGCGATTCGTTCCTTTGACGCGGAAGCGCTGAAGATGCTGCTCAAGGGGGATTTCAGAGGCGCCGCCGACCATGTCGCCTGGCGCTTTCTTCTGACCCTGGGGATCGGTATCCTGACTGCGATTTTTTCCCTGGCGCGTCTCCTGAGCTGGCTTCTTCGGGATCATCCGATCTTCATCTGGTCCTTTTTTTTCGGCCTCATCGTGGCGTCCGTCGTGGTCGTCGGCCGCCGGGTCTCGGCATGGCGCCCCATGTTGTTTGTGACGTTCATTGGAGGGCTTTTAGGCGCCTACTGGCTGGTGGGTCTCGTGCCGGTCGCTCCGCCCGACGCGGCCTGGTATCTTTTCATGAGCGGCGCGGTCGCCATCTGTGCCATGATACTCCCGGGGATTTCAGGTTCTTTTGTCCTGGTGCTGTTGGGCAAATACCAGACCGTACTCGATGCCGTCAACGAGCGTGACATGGTGGCCCTTGGCCTGCTGGCCCTTGGGGCTTGCGTCGGGCTCGCTGCGTTTTCGCGCCTTCTCGGTTGGCTGCTCGATCGCTACCATGATGCCATGGTAGCGGTCTTGACAGGTCTGATGCTCGGGTCGCTCCGCAAGGTGTGGCCTTGGAAGGAGGCCGCCGCGCAGATCAACTCGCTTCCTCCCGAGTGGAATGGAGAGGTCCTGGGGGCCTTGCTGCTGATGATGATGGGGTTTATGCTCGTTCTGGGGCTGGATCGATTGGCAGTCCGGTCGGCCTAG
- a CDS encoding Organic solvent tolerance protein, with amino-acid sequence MHHTGTPRLIAILLTAGFFLSTMAAGTSSGWCQEWGRRVDTVLSPDIPWEIFGDELGYDNRTQQYKAKGNVIITKGAQSLYADEAFYDQRTGIAEVWGNVRLKSGGDTFTGDHAVFNLQTQTGSITNGVLFLKQNHVYISGKHMEKVGPDTYLIHEARLTTCDGPDPAWFITGSKVKVTVEGYGTVEGASFRVKDMPVLYLPYMIFPAKTKRQTGLLPPRIGYSSLNGADIEIPFFWAISDQADATFYQRYLSQRGYMQGVEFNYILDPRSKGSFLADVLSDDESPKNMADSDSLDVSPLPRTNQTRYWLRGRADQALPAGMMAKADLDYVSDQDYLREFDEGPLGFDARPDLADDWGRPLDERYAPLRRSAVRLARDSSGYSLQGGTAYYQRPEDLAADRTAQPLGDLYFNMLPRKYFDFPLFTALGSDYTYVWRDAGDTGHRLSLAPEARFPFFPGRYLEFEPSVRYIYNARWIERESTGENDRDSNQAYELAAELSTNLDRIYPIDWMGARKLKHKIRPSFAYRYRSLKEEKQAVPWFEDIMRERPANVFEVSLENFLDARLEDEKGAVSYRQWATFDLTQGYDIGEARHPDDPYDERPFTPLEADLVLRPLPRVDLRGNAQWDHYDKEIVSTTVSLDMALDRRNGLRDYYRLDYVYRRDGQQDLNFLVDVNLFYGLWAGTSLERNIEEKENISSRYWLGYRSQCWATSLFLENTEADSRVGIMIELFGLGEIGAHSSWTRVEDDRD; translated from the coding sequence ATGCATCATACCGGCACACCCCGGCTCATCGCGATTCTCCTCACCGCCGGTTTTTTCCTGTCCACAATGGCGGCCGGAACCTCCTCCGGCTGGTGCCAGGAGTGGGGCAGGCGGGTCGATACGGTCCTGTCGCCGGACATCCCGTGGGAGATATTCGGAGATGAACTCGGCTATGACAACAGGACTCAGCAATACAAGGCCAAAGGCAACGTCATCATCACGAAAGGGGCACAGTCGCTTTATGCCGACGAAGCCTTTTACGACCAGAGGACCGGCATCGCCGAGGTCTGGGGCAACGTACGGCTCAAGAGCGGCGGGGACACCTTCACCGGGGACCACGCGGTCTTCAACCTGCAGACCCAGACCGGGAGCATTACGAACGGCGTTCTTTTTCTCAAGCAAAACCACGTCTACATCAGCGGAAAGCACATGGAAAAGGTCGGCCCGGATACCTACCTGATCCACGAGGCCCGGCTGACGACCTGCGACGGCCCGGACCCCGCCTGGTTCATTACAGGCAGCAAGGTCAAGGTCACCGTGGAGGGATACGGTACGGTCGAAGGCGCCTCCTTCCGCGTCAAAGACATGCCGGTGCTTTATCTTCCTTACATGATCTTTCCCGCCAAGACCAAGCGCCAGACCGGCCTGCTTCCGCCGCGCATCGGCTACTCGAGCCTGAACGGAGCCGATATCGAAATTCCCTTTTTCTGGGCCATCTCGGACCAGGCCGATGCCACTTTTTACCAGCGATACCTGAGCCAACGAGGCTATATGCAGGGGGTCGAGTTCAACTACATCCTGGACCCCCGCTCGAAGGGAAGCTTCCTGGCGGATGTCCTCTCCGACGATGAAAGCCCGAAGAATATGGCCGACAGCGATTCTCTGGATGTCAGTCCGCTGCCGCGCACCAACCAAACCCGCTACTGGCTGAGGGGGCGCGCCGACCAGGCCCTCCCGGCCGGCATGATGGCAAAAGCGGATCTGGACTACGTGAGCGACCAGGACTACCTGCGCGAATTCGATGAAGGCCCGCTCGGATTCGATGCCAGGCCCGATCTTGCAGACGATTGGGGGCGGCCTCTCGACGAACGGTACGCGCCCCTGCGCCGTTCGGCCGTGCGACTCGCTCGGGACAGCAGCGGCTACAGCCTTCAGGGTGGAACCGCTTACTATCAGCGGCCCGAAGATTTGGCCGCCGATCGGACCGCCCAACCGCTGGGGGATCTCTATTTCAATATGCTGCCGCGCAAATATTTCGACTTCCCCCTGTTCACCGCCCTCGGCTCCGACTACACCTACGTCTGGCGGGATGCCGGGGACACGGGGCATCGGTTGTCTCTCGCCCCCGAGGCCCGGTTTCCCTTTTTCCCGGGGCGTTATTTGGAATTCGAGCCCTCCGTGCGCTACATTTACAACGCCCGATGGATCGAGCGCGAGTCCACCGGCGAGAACGACCGGGATTCCAATCAGGCCTACGAACTGGCAGCCGAGTTGTCCACCAACCTGGACCGGATCTATCCGATCGACTGGATGGGGGCCAGGAAGCTGAAGCACAAGATCAGGCCCTCTTTCGCCTATCGGTACCGCTCCTTGAAGGAAGAGAAGCAGGCCGTGCCCTGGTTCGAAGACATCATGCGCGAGCGACCGGCCAACGTGTTCGAAGTCAGCCTCGAAAATTTTCTGGATGCCCGCCTGGAAGACGAAAAGGGGGCGGTTTCCTACCGCCAATGGGCCACCTTCGACCTCACGCAGGGATACGATATCGGCGAGGCCCGTCACCCCGATGATCCGTATGATGAACGGCCGTTCACCCCCCTCGAGGCAGACCTCGTCCTGCGTCCCCTCCCCAGGGTGGACCTGCGGGGAAATGCCCAATGGGATCATTACGACAAGGAAATCGTTTCGACGACCGTTTCGTTGGATATGGCCCTCGACAGGCGCAACGGTCTGCGCGATTATTATCGGCTCGACTACGTGTACCGGCGCGACGGACAACAGGACCTGAATTTCCTGGTCGACGTGAACCTTTTTTACGGCCTATGGGCGGGAACGTCCCTCGAGAGAAACATAGAGGAAAAGGAAAACATCTCCAGCCGTTATTGGCTGGGCTATCGAAGCCAATGCTGGGCGACCAGCCTCTTTTTGGAGAACACCGAGGCCGACTCACGGGTGGGGATCATGATCGAGCTTTTCGGTCTCGGAGAAATCGGTGCGCACAGCTCGTGGACGAGGGTCGAAGACGACCGCGACTAG
- the folC gene encoding Bifunctional protein FolC, with protein sequence MQPSSYQEALGSLYRLQKFGIKFGLSQTAHLLEAFGNPHLGERYVHIAGTNGKGSVSVFLAAILEEAGYRVGFYSSPHLVRFTERFRINGEEMSPQEAVSLIRETLGAIVPEEPPTFFEAVTAMALVYFKRRQTDLAILEVGMGGRLDATNLVTPFVSAITNISLEHQAYLGRTLRQIAWEKAGIIKPGVPVFTAAQQPAVLSVFEGIAREKGAPLYRIGKEIRYRKTPRGLNFYGRFQSLRDLQLGLRGCYQSRNAALALALAEELRETGWAVSEEHMRRGLQKAFWPGRMHVVSEEPVIVLDGAHNPAAMRHLAAAVQSEFPGRRLILVIGIMEDKDIPGVLSGILPISSYVIYTRPVYARAADPKQLMSAAGTHAPPGETVGSIPEAIARARSLAGKEDVILICGSLFTVGEALVVFDPLRNQPDPP encoded by the coding sequence ATGCAACCATCATCCTACCAAGAAGCGCTCGGTTCCCTATACCGGCTGCAGAAGTTCGGCATCAAGTTCGGGCTGTCCCAGACGGCTCATCTCCTCGAGGCCTTCGGAAACCCGCATCTCGGCGAGCGATACGTCCACATCGCTGGTACGAACGGGAAGGGGTCCGTCTCCGTATTCCTTGCCGCCATCCTCGAGGAAGCCGGATACCGTGTCGGGTTTTATTCCTCCCCGCATCTCGTTCGCTTCACGGAGCGTTTCCGCATCAACGGCGAAGAAATGTCCCCGCAGGAGGCGGTTTCACTGATCCGAGAAACCCTCGGGGCTATCGTTCCCGAGGAGCCGCCGACCTTCTTCGAGGCGGTGACCGCCATGGCCTTGGTCTATTTCAAACGCCGCCAAACGGATCTTGCTATCCTCGAAGTAGGGATGGGCGGACGGCTGGATGCCACCAACCTCGTTACCCCCTTTGTTTCCGCCATTACCAATATCTCCCTGGAGCACCAGGCCTATCTGGGAAGGACGCTCCGCCAGATCGCCTGGGAAAAGGCAGGCATCATCAAGCCCGGTGTGCCGGTATTCACGGCCGCCCAACAGCCTGCCGTCCTCTCCGTCTTCGAAGGCATCGCCCGGGAAAAGGGGGCTCCCCTGTATCGGATCGGCAAAGAAATCCGCTACCGCAAAACGCCGCGCGGTCTCAACTTTTACGGCCGCTTTCAGTCCCTCCGAGACCTGCAGCTCGGCCTCAGAGGCTGTTATCAAAGCCGGAATGCCGCCCTTGCCCTCGCGCTGGCCGAAGAGCTGCGGGAGACCGGGTGGGCGGTTTCAGAGGAGCACATGCGCAGGGGCCTTCAAAAGGCCTTCTGGCCCGGCAGGATGCACGTGGTATCCGAGGAGCCGGTCATCGTCCTGGACGGCGCGCACAACCCAGCCGCCATGCGGCACCTGGCCGCGGCGGTCCAGTCGGAATTCCCCGGCAGGCGCCTGATCCTCGTAATCGGCATCATGGAGGACAAAGACATCCCCGGCGTTCTCTCCGGCATCCTGCCCATCAGTTCGTATGTCATCTACACCCGGCCGGTCTATGCCCGAGCGGCCGACCCGAAACAGCTCATGTCGGCGGCGGGAACCCATGCGCCTCCCGGGGAAACCGTCGGCTCCATCCCGGAAGCCATCGCCAGGGCGCGTTCACTGGCCGGAAAAGAGGATGTCATCCTGATCTGTGGCTCTCTTTTTACCGTCGGGGAGGCCCTCGTCGTCTTCGACCCCCTCAGGAACCAACCTGATCCGCCCTAG
- a CDS encoding RND transporter, HAE1/HME family, permease protein, whose translation MNDLETSPKGFIPLVVQQFLNYRLSILFLVFAMAAGVVAVLITPREEEPQIVVPMADVFVHAPGATAQEVEKLVATPLERLLWQIEGVEYVYSMSRRDMAVVTVRFFVGEHRENSLVKLHNKIAMNIDAVPPLVRGWVIKPVEIDDVPILNLTLHSDRYNDHALHRIGEEVLARLAEVPDISRTGVVGGRAREVRVEVLPENLAAFGISLLQVVHALEATDAAVTAGTIVHNNLEITVTSDAFVADAREVENLVVGVHDGKPVYLRDLGAVSDSPEEPVRHARFGMSYAEAQRLGLETGPVTHSAVTLALAKKRGTNAVDVARNILERMETLKKTVIPDGVEVVVTRNYGRTAQQKVDELLSSLLFAILTVVGLLVLTLGWRESLVVAVAVPLSFALALFVNYLFGFTINRVTLFALILSLGLVVDDPIINVDNIQRHILAGRRKPEMATLFAVKEVLPPVIMSTLAIIVSFTPLFFITGMMGPYMAPMAANVPLTVSFSTVCALTVVPWLSWVLIRKRAPQSPGEAEVETDAAPGWIRRVYRRITGPFLASQPMRWALALAVVLLLCASAALALFRQVPLKMLPFDNKDEFQIVIDMPEGTPLEATDRAVRAFEEYLRGVPEVTHFVSYVGTGSPMDFNGMVRHYYLRETGNLADIRVNLADKKRRVQQSHTILLRIRKDLEELARREGARIKLVEVPPGPPVLSTIVTEIYGTPDQTYAELIMAGKQVQEVMAEEPFVVDIDDSTETARQRLDFQPDKAKAALHGVSTHQIAQTLRTALEGGQPATVHLAGERQPLSIRVVMPQEIRSDTEHLAGLPILTAEGTQVPLGELGVFKAVAEDQPIYHKNLERLVFVYAETAGRPPATAILDMQSELRNKPLPDGIRAEWAGEGEWKITLDVFRDLGIAYAAAMLGIYILLVIQMSSFFLPLLIMISVPLTLIGIMPGFWFLNLAFAPPVEGFQNPVFFTATSMIGMIALGGIVIRNSLVLIEFIQDALKQGVPLKDAVLESGAARMRPILLTAATTALGAWPITLDPIFSGLAWALIFGLVASTFFTLVVVPVAFYALNLNTHRS comes from the coding sequence ATGAACGATCTCGAAACCAGCCCGAAGGGTTTTATCCCTCTTGTCGTCCAGCAGTTTCTGAATTACCGCCTTTCCATCCTGTTCCTCGTCTTCGCCATGGCCGCCGGCGTGGTCGCCGTTCTGATCACTCCGCGCGAGGAGGAACCCCAGATCGTGGTTCCCATGGCCGACGTCTTCGTTCACGCCCCGGGCGCAACCGCCCAGGAGGTGGAAAAACTCGTCGCCACGCCCCTCGAACGGCTCCTCTGGCAAATAGAGGGTGTCGAATACGTGTACTCCATGTCGCGTCGGGATATGGCCGTCGTGACCGTGCGCTTCTTTGTGGGGGAGCACCGGGAAAACTCGCTCGTCAAGCTGCACAACAAGATCGCGATGAATATCGACGCGGTGCCGCCCCTCGTCCGCGGCTGGGTCATCAAACCGGTCGAGATCGATGACGTTCCCATCCTCAACCTGACCCTGCACTCCGACCGGTACAACGATCACGCCCTGCATCGAATCGGGGAGGAGGTGCTGGCCCGCCTCGCCGAGGTCCCGGACATTTCACGGACAGGGGTCGTCGGCGGCCGGGCCCGTGAGGTCCGGGTGGAGGTCTTGCCGGAAAACCTGGCCGCTTTCGGCATCTCGCTGCTACAGGTGGTCCATGCGCTCGAGGCCACCGACGCCGCGGTCACCGCCGGGACAATCGTGCATAACAACCTCGAAATCACCGTGACGAGCGACGCGTTCGTCGCCGACGCCCGCGAGGTGGAAAACCTTGTCGTGGGCGTGCACGACGGGAAACCTGTCTACCTGCGCGACCTAGGCGCCGTTTCCGACAGCCCGGAAGAACCGGTCCGACACGCCCGCTTCGGCATGTCCTACGCCGAGGCCCAACGCCTCGGCCTCGAAACCGGGCCTGTCACCCATTCCGCCGTCACCCTGGCCCTCGCCAAGAAACGGGGAACCAACGCCGTCGATGTCGCCCGAAACATCCTCGAGCGTATGGAAACGCTCAAGAAAACGGTCATCCCGGACGGGGTCGAGGTGGTCGTGACCCGCAACTACGGCCGCACGGCGCAGCAGAAGGTCGACGAACTGCTGAGTTCCCTCCTTTTCGCCATCCTGACGGTGGTCGGCCTCCTGGTCCTCACGCTCGGCTGGAGGGAATCGCTCGTCGTAGCCGTGGCGGTCCCGCTCAGTTTCGCCCTGGCACTTTTCGTCAATTACCTCTTCGGCTTCACCATCAACCGGGTGACCCTCTTCGCCCTCATTCTCTCGCTCGGCCTGGTGGTGGACGATCCGATCATCAATGTCGACAACATCCAGCGCCACATCCTCGCAGGACGCAGAAAACCCGAGATGGCGACCCTGTTCGCGGTCAAGGAGGTCCTGCCGCCTGTCATCATGTCCACTCTGGCGATCATCGTCTCGTTCACCCCGCTCTTCTTCATCACGGGGATGATGGGCCCCTATATGGCGCCCATGGCCGCCAACGTCCCCCTGACCGTCTCTTTTTCCACCGTTTGCGCCCTGACCGTGGTCCCCTGGCTGAGCTGGGTCCTGATCCGCAAACGGGCGCCGCAATCGCCGGGTGAGGCTGAGGTGGAAACCGACGCGGCACCCGGATGGATCAGGCGGGTTTATCGGCGGATCACCGGTCCGTTCCTCGCCTCCCAGCCCATGCGCTGGGCCCTGGCACTCGCGGTTGTTTTGCTGTTGTGCGCCTCGGCGGCTTTGGCCCTCTTTAGGCAGGTGCCGCTCAAGATGCTGCCTTTCGACAACAAGGATGAATTTCAGATCGTGATCGACATGCCCGAGGGCACACCGCTCGAGGCCACCGACCGGGCGGTGCGAGCCTTCGAGGAATACCTGCGCGGGGTTCCCGAGGTCACCCACTTCGTCTCCTATGTGGGAACGGGATCCCCCATGGATTTCAACGGGATGGTCCGGCATTATTACCTCCGGGAGACCGGCAACCTGGCCGACATCCGCGTCAATCTGGCGGACAAGAAGCGGCGGGTGCAGCAAAGCCACACCATCCTTCTCCGGATCCGGAAAGACCTGGAAGAACTCGCCCGCCGCGAGGGGGCCCGCATCAAGCTGGTGGAAGTCCCCCCCGGCCCCCCGGTCCTTTCCACGATCGTCACCGAGATCTACGGCACGCCCGACCAGACCTACGCGGAACTGATCATGGCCGGCAAGCAGGTCCAGGAGGTGATGGCAGAGGAGCCGTTCGTCGTGGACATCGACGACAGCACCGAAACCGCGCGCCAGCGCCTGGACTTCCAACCCGACAAGGCCAAGGCCGCTCTGCATGGCGTCTCGACCCACCAGATCGCCCAAACCCTGCGCACGGCGCTCGAGGGGGGGCAACCCGCGACCGTTCACCTGGCCGGAGAGCGTCAGCCCCTTTCCATCCGAGTCGTGATGCCCCAAGAGATACGATCGGACACCGAGCACCTTGCAGGCCTCCCGATCCTGACCGCGGAAGGGACGCAGGTTCCGCTCGGGGAACTGGGCGTCTTCAAGGCCGTGGCCGAGGATCAGCCCATTTATCACAAGAACCTCGAACGGTTGGTGTTCGTCTATGCCGAAACAGCAGGAAGACCCCCAGCCACCGCGATCCTCGACATGCAAAGCGAGCTCCGGAACAAGCCCCTTCCTGATGGGATTCGAGCCGAATGGGCCGGCGAAGGGGAATGGAAAATCACCCTCGACGTCTTCAGGGACCTCGGAATCGCCTATGCGGCGGCAATGCTGGGCATATACATCCTGCTCGTGATCCAAATGAGTTCGTTTTTCCTTCCGCTCCTGATCATGATATCGGTCCCCTTGACGCTGATCGGCATCATGCCCGGCTTCTGGTTTCTCAATCTCGCCTTTGCGCCGCCGGTGGAAGGGTTCCAGAACCCCGTTTTTTTCACGGCGACCAGCATGATCGGGATGATCGCCCTCGGAGGGATTGTCATCCGCAACTCCCTGGTCCTGATCGAGTTCATTCAGGACGCCCTGAAACAGGGAGTCCCGCTGAAGGACGCCGTCCTCGAAAGCGGCGCCGCCCGCATGCGGCCCATCCTGTTGACAGCCGCCACCACTGCGCTCGGTGCCTGGCCCATCACCCTGGACCCGATCTTCAGCGGCCTGGCGTGGGCCTTGATCTTCGGGCTGGTCGCTTCGACCTTTTTCACCCTGGTTGTCGTTCCCGTGGCCTTTTACGCCTTGAACCTCAATACCCATCGATCGTAA
- a CDS encoding Efflux transporter, RND family, MFP subunit: MHKPSKSRLKWAGFAGGTLVLILLMLYMTGFFVPDKVGPGTGTASVPEPAGAESYRTAVAERTMITEFYQAVGTVRPLTETRIESLVHARIREIRVRPGDRVEKGEPLVLLDSREIEARLQQTREAYGAAQARVAGARQEILAAEAVLEQAQAHHRRIEAYAAAEAATAQDLEQALSGLQQAKARREQAGQALAEAQAGARQSAEAVRAADVHLGYTRILAPEDGQIVERLADPGDLAFPGKTLLTLQTPGRLRIEAYVREGLLPWVRIGQELACVIPALERRLQVEIQEIVPAADPSTRSILVKAALPSDPSLFSGMFGRLLVPVKERPAILIPRRAPRMVGQLHTVLIQTDGRWQEVLIKTGPIHDDRIEVLAGLEGGEVLALRGERE, translated from the coding sequence ATGCACAAGCCGTCGAAAAGCCGCCTCAAATGGGCTGGTTTCGCCGGAGGGACTCTGGTCCTGATCCTGTTGATGCTTTATATGACCGGGTTTTTCGTCCCTGACAAGGTCGGCCCGGGCACCGGCACTGCATCCGTTCCCGAGCCGGCAGGCGCAGAATCCTATCGCACCGCCGTTGCGGAACGGACGATGATCACGGAGTTTTACCAGGCCGTCGGAACCGTGCGTCCCCTCACCGAGACCCGGATCGAATCCCTTGTGCATGCCCGGATCAGAGAGATCCGAGTGCGCCCCGGCGACAGAGTCGAAAAGGGCGAACCGCTCGTCCTGCTCGATTCCAGAGAGATCGAAGCGCGGCTGCAACAGACCCGAGAGGCCTACGGCGCGGCCCAGGCGCGCGTAGCCGGGGCACGCCAGGAGATCCTGGCCGCCGAAGCCGTCCTGGAGCAGGCCCAGGCCCATCACCGGCGGATCGAGGCCTATGCTGCAGCGGAGGCTGCAACGGCGCAGGACCTGGAACAGGCCCTTTCGGGTCTTCAACAGGCCAAGGCCAGGCGGGAGCAGGCCGGGCAAGCCCTGGCCGAGGCTCAGGCCGGCGCCCGGCAATCTGCGGAGGCCGTCCGGGCCGCCGACGTCCACTTGGGATACACCCGCATTCTGGCGCCGGAAGACGGGCAGATCGTCGAGCGGCTCGCCGACCCCGGCGATCTCGCCTTCCCGGGCAAGACCCTTCTGACCCTGCAAACGCCGGGTCGTCTGCGGATCGAGGCCTACGTCCGCGAAGGGCTGCTGCCATGGGTCCGCATCGGCCAGGAGTTGGCCTGCGTGATCCCGGCTCTCGAGAGGAGGCTGCAGGTGGAGATTCAGGAGATCGTTCCCGCCGCCGACCCCTCGACCCGGTCGATCCTGGTCAAAGCGGCCCTCCCCTCAGATCCGTCGCTTTTCTCTGGCATGTTCGGCCGCCTCCTGGTGCCGGTCAAGGAAAGACCGGCGATCCTGATCCCGCGCAGGGCCCCGCGCATGGTCGGACAGCTTCACACCGTCCTGATCCAGACGGACGGCCGATGGCAGGAGGTCCTGATCAAGACCGGCCCTATTCATGACGATCGGATCGAGGTCCTCGCCGGGCTTGAAGGCGGAGAGGTGCTAGCCCTGCGGGGTGAGCGGGAATGA